The Mailhella massiliensis DNA segment CTGTTCCCGCGCTCCTGTAAGCCATTTTCATGAAGGAGTGAACAACATGTCCACCGCAGTCACTGATGCCAATTTTGAAAGCGTCGTCATCAAGTCCTCCATTCCCGTTCTCGTCGACTTCTGGGCTCCCTGGTGCGGCCCCTGCCGCGGCATCGGCCCCATCGTGGAGGAACTTGCCGCCGAATACGAAGGCAAGGCTCTCGTGTGCAAGGTCAACGTGGACGAAAACACCCGTATTCCCAGCCTGTTCGGTATTCGCGCCATTCCCACCCTCATCGTCTTC contains these protein-coding regions:
- the trxA gene encoding thioredoxin, whose protein sequence is MSTAVTDANFESVVIKSSIPVLVDFWAPWCGPCRGIGPIVEELAAEYEGKALVCKVNVDENTRIPSLFGIRAIPTLIVFKDGEVVDQVTGAVAKSHLVSMLEKAF